Sequence from the Fictibacillus arsenicus genome:
CGACATGTACGGGTATATCAATCACTTGGCCGACATATATAACAGAAGCAAGTGGTATGTTGTTCCAGCCTATTAAACTTTCAATAGTCGTCCCGAACCTGGCTGCAATCTGGTAAAGTGTATCTCCCGATTGAATTGTATATGTCGGAAAATCATTAGGAATTACGAGCGCCTGACCAACTACTAGAACATTTTGATTCTCAATACCGTTAACTTTAACGATAGAAGCTATTTGAACACCGTAGCGCTGAGAGATCTTCCAAAGAGAATCACCCCTTTGAACCACATGAATGTACATAAAAACAACGCCTCCTTTTACTCTGTATCTATTGTATTAAAAATTGACCCATTTTATGAAGAAGACAGAAGGGGGGACAGACCCGGGTCTGTCCCCCCTCTCACTTTAAAGCTGTAAAGAGTAATCGCAGAAATAAATGTAAAGCTATAATTGACAGTTCATGGCAGTATCAACTATAATTCTCAAAAACAACCAGAAACATCGATGAGGATTAGTAGATTGATCTTGTCTTTTATAGAGAGGGGGCCACCTGCTGAAAGGTTCCTGCTGACAGCCAATCGAACCTGCCTAGGAGTTCTGATTCCGTTACTAGTGGAAGATATCAGCGGTTCAAGACCGTTATCATGAAAGAGTGTAAAGCTATGCTTTGAATTAGGGTGGTACCGCCATGCAAATGGTCCCTAATATTAAGCATAGCTTTTTTTATTTACTAAAAAGAGGAGTGCATCTAATGGCAAAGGATTTTGTAAGAGACGTAACAAGTATGGATGACGATTTTGCACAGTGGTATACAGATGTAGTAACAAAAGCTGAACTAATTGATTATTCCAGTGTCCGCGGGTCCATGATTCTAAGACCTTACGGCTATGCGATCTGGGAAAACATTCAGAAGCAGCTGGATAAACGGATAAAAGAGACAGGGCATGAGAATGTCTACATGCCGCTCTTTATTCCTGAGAGTCTGCTGCAAAAAGAAAAAGATCACATCGAAGGTTTTGCACCTGAAGTTGCATGGGTGACACATGGCGGGGAAGAGAAGCTGACAGAGCGCCTTTGTGTCCGGCCGACTTCTGAAGTTCTTTTTGCTGAGCATTTTAAAAGCATCATCCATTCTTACCGTGATCTGCCTAAGCTGTATAACCAGTGGTCGAACGTTGTAAGATGGGAAAAAACGACGCGTCCTTTCCTTCGTACATTGGAATTCCTTTGGCAAGAAGGGCATACGTGCCATGAAACTGATGAGGATGCCCATGAGGAAACGGTTCGCATGCTTAATGTTTACGCTGAACTTTGTGAAGAGTATTTGGCAGTACCGGTCATCAAGGGGCAAAAAACGGAAAAAGAAAAGTTCGCTGGAGCAAAATATACGTACACGATTGAAAGTCTGATGCATGACGGGAAAGCTTTGCAATCTGGGACTTCCCATCATCTGGGAGACGGATTCGCAAAAGCGTTTGGCATCGAATTTACAAACAGAGAAGGCAAGCTGCAGACGGTGCAGCAAACCTCTTGGGGCTTCACAACACGTATTATCGGAGCGATGATCATGGTACATGGTGATGACAGAGGACTGGTTGTTCCGCCAAAGATCGCGCCAACTCAGCTTATGATCGTGCCGATCGCCCAGCATAAAGAAGGCGTACTTGATTTTGCTTACGATTTAAAAGATAAACTTTCCGCCACAATCCGTACAGGAATTGATGCAAGCGATAAAAAGCCAGGCTGGAAGTTCAACGAGTATGAGATGAAGGGAATTCCGCTTCGTCTTGAAGTTGGACCGCGTGACATCGAACAGCAGCAAGTCGTACTCGTACGCCGAGATACAGGAGAGAAACAGACCATATCAATAGAAAACTTAGAATCGCAAATACAAGAAATCTTAACCGACATCCAACAAAGCTTATTTGAAAAAGCGAAAAAGCACCGCGAAGAAAAAACGTCTGTTGCCGTTACTTTCGATGAATTCAAAGAAATCCTAACAAACAACGGAGGTTTTATTAAAGCAATGTGGTGCGGAGATGAAGCATGTGAGAACTTCATTAAGGATGAAACAGGTGCAACATCACGTTGCATGCCGTTTGAACAAGAACAACTCTCGGACAAATGCGTTTGCTGTGAACAAGAAGGAAAGCACCTTGTCTACTGGGCTAAAGCATATTAATCTACGTACAAAAAAGGGGGGACAGACCCGGGTCTGTCCCCCCTTTTTTTCACTCCCCTCTATGCAAAAAGTTAATTCCGTATAAAATAGATAGTGTGACAATGAATCTAGTAAGGGGAGTAGTTTTATGAAAAATACGTGGAAAGCTTATCGCTCTCCGATCATTTTACTCATTTCGATAATTATCGGAAGTGTGATCGGTTCAGTGATGGGCAAGGATGCGGCGGTTCTTAAGCCGTTTGGGGACTTATTTTTAAATGTTATGTTCATGATCGTTGTTCCGCTTGTTTTCTTTTCGATTTCAGCGAGCGTCGCGAACATGGCAGGAGCAAAACGATTTGGCAAGATCATAAGCTCGATGCTGATCGTTTTTACTTTAACAGGTACGATCGCTGCCGTGACAAGTATGGCTGGAATCTAACTGTTTCCTCCATCTGAAGGTGTGAACATTGATCTTGTTAAACCTGATGCAGCAAACGAAGATGTCTCGATCGGTGATCAATTAGTCAGTACTGTTACCGTCCCTGATTTTGTTGATTTGTTAAGCCGTGCGAACATGCTTGCACTTATTCTTTTTTCAGTATTATTAGGCCTTGCTACATCAAAAGTGGGAGAGAAGGCTAAGCCTCTTGCGAATTTCCTCACAGCGGGAAGTGAAGTAACCCTGCAGATGGTGAAATACGTCATGTATTATGCGCCAATCGGGCTAGGAGCTTATTTTGCGGCACTTGTTGGAGAATTCGGTCCTACTTTGCTAGGATCCTATTTTAAAGCAGTACTATTCTATTATCCGTTCTCTATTGTTTATTTCTTTGGTTTCTTTACGCTTTATGCTTGGATGGCACATGGAAAGCTTGGTATCCGAACGTTTTGGAAGAACATGCTTTCTCCGTCTGTTACAAGTCTTGCTACATGCAGTTCAGCTGCTAGTATACCGGTTAACTTAGAAGCAACGAAAAAGATGGGCGTTCCTGATGATATTGCAGAAACGACTATTCCGCTCGGTGCCACGCTTCATAAAGACGGATCTGTCATTGGCGGCGTACTTAAAATCACATTCCTCTTCGGAATCTTTGGGATGGATTTCTCAGGAATCGACACATACTTCCTGGTTGGCGCAGTAGCGCTCTTAGTAGGAATGGTGATGGGAGCGATTCCTCAAGGCGGGCTGATCGCTGAGATGCTGATTCTTTCATTGTTTGGTTTCCCGGTTGAGGCTCTCCCAATCATTGCTGCAATTTCTGCTATTATTGACCCGCCTGCAACATTGCTGAACGCAACGGGCGACAATGTTGCAAGCATGATGACAGCGCGTTTAGTTGAAGGGAAGAACTGGCTGACAAAGAAAGTTTCTCCGTTAAAAGAGCAAAAAGGCGCGTAAAAATATAAGGCTGTTTTTGTAAACTCTGTTTCTCAAGGCTGTTATTGATTTCCGTTCCAGGAGTCTCGCTCCTTGCACTCCAATCAACTAGCTAAGAAGCGACTTTACAAAAAGCATCACAACAAAGCCCTTCAACTCAGATATGAGTGAAGGGCTTTTCTTTATAGCAATCTCTCTTCCGCAGGGATGCCTCTTAAGTGTCCTGCATCACCATATTTGCAGATACGCAGATACTCACCCCACACACGAGATCTTCCTTCATGTGTCAGGTGCCAGTTATCACGCCTGATTCCTTCACCGCTGTAGACAGCAGGAAATCCAAATGGGACAAACCGAATTTCCTTAGTCAAGTACTTCTGCAATGTTCGAATCTGCCTTCCAGCACAATGTGCTTTACATACAACAAGAAGGGACTTCACTTTTGTAAAATCAAATACTTCAAGCGCATGTATTACATTTTCCATAGAGTTCCTAGATGTCTCTTCATAAATAATACATTTCTCAGGTACACCTGCTTCAATCATTTTTCTCTTTATTACGAGTGATTCCGGAATTGTTCTGTCTTCCCATGCTGCATGCTTTTTTCCGGTCGGACTCACTCCGCCCGTTACAACAAATGTCCTGCTTAATCCAGTTTGATATGCTTTAATCGCTGCTTCCCAATGACCGGGATGCGTTCCGCCAAAGACAAAAACAGCGTCACAAAGTTCTGGGATGTCATCATAATAAAAAACTATATCAGTGAGCCAGTCAATCTGCTCTTTCGTTAATTCAGGTACTTTTTCCGGTTCTTTCGCAATAAGCGGTTTCATTCCAATTCCTCCTTAAGCAGTTGCTTTCACGGCAGTTTTACTAGTATAAAACCGGTTAAATGCCATCTGAAAAAGAAACATGCCCATCATACCCAACAATAAATACAAAGTTCCCATTGTCCATGACGGTAAAAATGCTCCGATTGTAAGCCCCAAAGAACCAGCAATTTTTGCCGCTTGAAAAACAAGCCCGTTCATCGCCATATACGAACTTCTCTTAGTCTCATCAGCCAAATCTGCCAAGAAGGCCTGGCGGATTGGAACGTAAAGCAGTTCACCGATCGTGTAGAGAAGAACCGCACTCATCAGGATGCTCATAGAGTTGGATGCACCAACGACAGAGTAGCCAAAGGTATATAGAGACAACCCAATAAAAAAGACTTTCATATCATTGAACCGTTTCATCTGTTTTGTGAGCCATATGGTTAATAAAACGACAAGCACCGTGTTTTCCGTAGATAGCCAGCTCAGCATTCTAATGCCTGTCATCTCAAACGAAAAGCCATTCCAGAAGGTTAGAGTGCGCACTTCAAACTCCTGATCTAATCGGACACCGATATAGTTATGCATCTGGAACTCTAACGACATAATACAGATGCTGCCTGCAACATAGAGCATGAATGTTTTATCATGCATGACAGAGCGGTAGTTTTCAATGACGTCACACAAGACATTTCGCTTTTCTGAACTGACCACAGCACTTTTTGATTCAAACGACTCGGTCATCCAATACGTAACAAGGATCCAGGTGAAAATTGATACGAAGGTAAGCACTAAAAACAATTCGAACCTGTGAGATTTAAACAGCAACCCTCCGACGATTGCTCCTAAAGCAATCGATAAGTTAATAGACCAATAGTTTAAGCTGTACATGAATTTGCGGTTTTCCGGTGTGCTCACATCGATCAGCATAGCTTCTGCTGCCGGATTCATCAGTCCTGAGCTGACACTTGAAACCAACATCATAGAAAATGTCAGCCAGACTGAATCAAGAAAAGGCGAATTCGCCAGTGCCATTACAGCAAATGAAGCTACCTGTATGCCTTGAGCAGTTACCATCACTTTTTTCCTGCCGACCCTGTCAGCAATATAGCCTCCATAAAAACTAACGAATAGTGAAACTAGAACGTTGATGATCAAAAGAAAACCAGCCATTACTTGGCCAACCTTCATAGAAAAGTAGATCGCCATGAATGGAAATATCATCGTACCAACAATTCGCGTTAAAAAGGACGTTATGATCCGGATCTTTATATTCCGGTGCAATTCTCTAAACCCCATAAAAGTCACTCTCCTTATTTCCAATTTTATCTAGAAAAAGGAGAAGAAAAAGGGTAAACTTTTTATTATTATTTCCCCTTTTAATATTTTGGAGGTAACCCTATGAAACTGCTGGACTATTATGTGAGTCTTCGGCTGCATCAAAAAGAAAATGACTTCACAGATACAATGAATATAACCGTGCAGGAACTTGCTGATGTTTTGTGCTGTACGGAGCGGAATATTAAGATTCTTTTAAAACGGATGGCGGCAGAAAAATGGCTCACCTGGAAACCGGGGAGGGGGAGAGGCAATACTTCAACTCTAACTTTCCATAAAGATATACGTACAGGTCTTCTTGAGATTTTTCATCAAATGCTGCAGAAAGAGGACGTGAACGCGGCTATTAATCTTTTAAAAGAAAATCTTCCAGAGGATATTAAAGAAGAACTTCATCACACGCTCAACACTTATTTTGGCTATCAGGAGAAAGGACCCGAAACCACGAAAGATGTTCTGAAGATACCGATGACACGAGAGCTATCCACACTGGATCCAGCCTTTGTTTCTGTATCCTCTGAATCACACTTTGCCCGGCAGATCTATGATACGCTTCTGCAATATGATGAGAAGGAAAAAGTATTTACCGCTCATCTGGCCCATGATTACGACGTATCAGCAGACGGAAGGACGATGACCTTTTACTTAAGAAAAGGCGTTATGTTCCACAATGGAAAACACATGACTTCTAAAGATGTACTTTATACCTTTCAAAGATTAAAAGATCAGAACGCGAACTCGCCATGTCAATGGCAGACAGCACTTGTATTAGATGTTAGGTGCATTGGTCTTTACACGATCCAATTCTCCCTGAAAAGAAAAACTAGGATGTTTCTGCATTTTATGAGTTCGATCTCGATGGCTGTCCAGCCTGAAGATGAAACGGAATTGATCGGAACCGGGCCGTTCTCCGTAAAGGATTTTCGAGATGATGTCCTCATATTAGAGGCGAATACTCATTATTTTAAAGAAAGAGCATGGCTTGACCGGATTGAGATCTGGCAGATTCCGCAGAATACAAAAGTAGATCTTCATTATGAACTGCCGGAAGAATCTGGCAATGAACAGCTTGGTGAAGCTGTGAACCTTTTGCAGGTGGGAAGCA
This genomic interval carries:
- a CDS encoding MDR family MFS transporter, translating into MGFRELHRNIKIRIITSFLTRIVGTMIFPFMAIYFSMKVGQVMAGFLLIINVLVSLFVSFYGGYIADRVGRKKVMVTAQGIQVASFAVMALANSPFLDSVWLTFSMMLVSSVSSGLMNPAAEAMLIDVSTPENRKFMYSLNYWSINLSIALGAIVGGLLFKSHRFELFLVLTFVSIFTWILVTYWMTESFESKSAVVSSEKRNVLCDVIENYRSVMHDKTFMLYVAGSICIMSLEFQMHNYIGVRLDQEFEVRTLTFWNGFSFEMTGIRMLSWLSTENTVLVVLLTIWLTKQMKRFNDMKVFFIGLSLYTFGYSVVGASNSMSILMSAVLLYTIGELLYVPIRQAFLADLADETKRSSYMAMNGLVFQAAKIAGSLGLTIGAFLPSWTMGTLYLLLGMMGMFLFQMAFNRFYTSKTAVKATA
- the proS gene encoding proline--tRNA ligase → MAKDFVRDVTSMDDDFAQWYTDVVTKAELIDYSSVRGSMILRPYGYAIWENIQKQLDKRIKETGHENVYMPLFIPESLLQKEKDHIEGFAPEVAWVTHGGEEKLTERLCVRPTSEVLFAEHFKSIIHSYRDLPKLYNQWSNVVRWEKTTRPFLRTLEFLWQEGHTCHETDEDAHEETVRMLNVYAELCEEYLAVPVIKGQKTEKEKFAGAKYTYTIESLMHDGKALQSGTSHHLGDGFAKAFGIEFTNREGKLQTVQQTSWGFTTRIIGAMIMVHGDDRGLVVPPKIAPTQLMIVPIAQHKEGVLDFAYDLKDKLSATIRTGIDASDKKPGWKFNEYEMKGIPLRLEVGPRDIEQQQVVLVRRDTGEKQTISIENLESQIQEILTDIQQSLFEKAKKHREEKTSVAVTFDEFKEILTNNGGFIKAMWCGDEACENFIKDETGATSRCMPFEQEQLSDKCVCCEQEGKHLVYWAKAY
- a CDS encoding ABC transporter substrate-binding protein; protein product: MKLLDYYVSLRLHQKENDFTDTMNITVQELADVLCCTERNIKILLKRMAAEKWLTWKPGRGRGNTSTLTFHKDIRTGLLEIFHQMLQKEDVNAAINLLKENLPEDIKEELHHTLNTYFGYQEKGPETTKDVLKIPMTRELSTLDPAFVSVSSESHFARQIYDTLLQYDEKEKVFTAHLAHDYDVSADGRTMTFYLRKGVMFHNGKHMTSKDVLYTFQRLKDQNANSPCQWQTALVLDVRCIGLYTIQFSLKRKTRMFLHFMSSISMAVQPEDETELIGTGPFSVKDFRDDVLILEANTHYFKERAWLDRIEIWQIPQNTKVDLHYELPEESGNEQLGEAVNLLQVGSNYITFNLNKASIVQNWHFRNAIYHLFDIHLMIKELKKDKLLAATSLFPEKSLENPPSEKTLKQAEESLHASGYNGEILKVSFFDMKYSNEDAMWLKKRAESIGLNLKLHPFPLTDYYKEEVTANSDMILMGEMFENNIVLAFINFFKHKASFVNRFLAGQEEEHIQRIVDLLMDEEDEEKQKDYMDEIEHYLQERRLVLNSYHTYRKKNFPASLKNVSMNTFGWADFRKIWIKPAVK
- a CDS encoding YdcF family protein; this encodes MKPLIAKEPEKVPELTKEQIDWLTDIVFYYDDIPELCDAVFVFGGTHPGHWEAAIKAYQTGLSRTFVVTGGVSPTGKKHAAWEDRTIPESLVIKRKMIEAGVPEKCIIYEETSRNSMENVIHALEVFDFTKVKSLLVVCKAHCAGRQIRTLQKYLTKEIRFVPFGFPAVYSGEGIRRDNWHLTHEGRSRVWGEYLRICKYGDAGHLRGIPAEERLL